From Xyrauchen texanus isolate HMW12.3.18 chromosome 36, RBS_HiC_50CHRs, whole genome shotgun sequence, one genomic window encodes:
- the si:dkey-52l18.4 gene encoding uncharacterized protein si:dkey-52l18.4 isoform X1 — protein sequence MKTVDWCSWTFLAFLCILKVCECERCLSVRASRGSKFVPEGGSLQMSCEVEHCGVLSWTGGWTFQDMQRSTEWTFLTPSLRIQLSNYTLTTNSTNLLVNIQNINQSDAGAYKCLISWPQHITSSGHVTYVNVTEGPLLCTAESSGRKLSHRVLVYLGALMCCPLVLGVVWCLTQDHPPPIPPHSHTSYGARVKPKKELVYAEIALNDTRQNIRTKQELQPTVYCSLHFP from the exons ATGAAAACTGTTGATTGGTGTTCCTGGACCTTTCTTGCCTTTTTGTGCATATTAAAAG TCTGTGAGTGTGAACGCTGCTTATCTGTTCGGGCGAGTCGTGGTTCAAAGTTTGTGCCAGAAGGGGGCAGTCTCCAGATGAGCTGTGAGGTGGAACACTGTGGGGTACTTAGCTGGACTGGAGGATGGACTTTTCAGGACATGCAGAGGAGCACAGAGTGGACTTTCCTCACTCCCTCTCTACGCATTCAGCTGTCTAATTACACTCTGACCACCAACAGTACAAATTTGTTGGTCAACATTCAGAACATCAACCAATCAGATGCTGGAGCATACAAGTGCCTGATATCCTGGCCTCAACATATCACTAGCAGTGGACATGTGACATATGTTAATGTGACTGAAG GTCCTTTGCTCTGTACAGCAGAATCATCTGGCAGAAAGCTCTCTCATCGAGTGCTGGTGTATCTTGGTGCGTTGATGTGTTGTCCTCTTGTTCTGGGAGTGGTTTGGTGTCTGACCCAGGATCATCCACCACCAATTCCTCCTCACTCCCACACCTCCT ATGGTGCTAGAGTGAAACCAAAAAAGGAG TTGGTGTATGCAGAAATTGCATTGAATGACACAAGGCAGAATATCCGCACCAAACAAGAGCTGCAGCCAACCGTCTACTGCTCACTGCATTTTCCCTGA
- the si:dkey-52l18.4 gene encoding uncharacterized protein si:dkey-52l18.4 isoform X3 produces the protein MKTVDWCSWTFLAFLCILKVCECERCLSVRASRGSKFVPEGGSLQMSCEVEHCGVLSWTGGWTFQDMQRSTEWTFLTPSLRIQLSNYTLTTNSTNLLVNIQNINQSDAGAYKCLISWPQHITSSGHVTYVNVTEESSGRKLSHRVLVYLGALMCCPLVLGVVWCLTQDHPPPIPPHSHTSYGARVKPKKELVYAEIALNDTRQNIRTKQELQPTVYCSLHFP, from the exons ATGAAAACTGTTGATTGGTGTTCCTGGACCTTTCTTGCCTTTTTGTGCATATTAAAAG TCTGTGAGTGTGAACGCTGCTTATCTGTTCGGGCGAGTCGTGGTTCAAAGTTTGTGCCAGAAGGGGGCAGTCTCCAGATGAGCTGTGAGGTGGAACACTGTGGGGTACTTAGCTGGACTGGAGGATGGACTTTTCAGGACATGCAGAGGAGCACAGAGTGGACTTTCCTCACTCCCTCTCTACGCATTCAGCTGTCTAATTACACTCTGACCACCAACAGTACAAATTTGTTGGTCAACATTCAGAACATCAACCAATCAGATGCTGGAGCATACAAGTGCCTGATATCCTGGCCTCAACATATCACTAGCAGTGGACATGTGACATATGTTAATGTGACTGAAG AATCATCTGGCAGAAAGCTCTCTCATCGAGTGCTGGTGTATCTTGGTGCGTTGATGTGTTGTCCTCTTGTTCTGGGAGTGGTTTGGTGTCTGACCCAGGATCATCCACCACCAATTCCTCCTCACTCCCACACCTCCT ATGGTGCTAGAGTGAAACCAAAAAAGGAG TTGGTGTATGCAGAAATTGCATTGAATGACACAAGGCAGAATATCCGCACCAAACAAGAGCTGCAGCCAACCGTCTACTGCTCACTGCATTTTCCCTGA
- the si:dkey-52l18.4 gene encoding uncharacterized protein si:dkey-52l18.4 isoform X2: MKTVDWCSWTFLAFLCILKVCECERCLSVRASRGSKFVPEGGSLQMSCEVEHCGVLSWTGGWTFQDMQRSTEWTFLTPSLRIQLSNYTLTTNSTNLLVNIQNINQSDAGAYKCLISWPQHITSSGHVTYVNVTEAESSGRKLSHRVLVYLGALMCCPLVLGVVWCLTQDHPPPIPPHSHTSYGARVKPKKELVYAEIALNDTRQNIRTKQELQPTVYCSLHFP; encoded by the exons ATGAAAACTGTTGATTGGTGTTCCTGGACCTTTCTTGCCTTTTTGTGCATATTAAAAG TCTGTGAGTGTGAACGCTGCTTATCTGTTCGGGCGAGTCGTGGTTCAAAGTTTGTGCCAGAAGGGGGCAGTCTCCAGATGAGCTGTGAGGTGGAACACTGTGGGGTACTTAGCTGGACTGGAGGATGGACTTTTCAGGACATGCAGAGGAGCACAGAGTGGACTTTCCTCACTCCCTCTCTACGCATTCAGCTGTCTAATTACACTCTGACCACCAACAGTACAAATTTGTTGGTCAACATTCAGAACATCAACCAATCAGATGCTGGAGCATACAAGTGCCTGATATCCTGGCCTCAACATATCACTAGCAGTGGACATGTGACATATGTTAATGTGACTGAAG CAGAATCATCTGGCAGAAAGCTCTCTCATCGAGTGCTGGTGTATCTTGGTGCGTTGATGTGTTGTCCTCTTGTTCTGGGAGTGGTTTGGTGTCTGACCCAGGATCATCCACCACCAATTCCTCCTCACTCCCACACCTCCT ATGGTGCTAGAGTGAAACCAAAAAAGGAG TTGGTGTATGCAGAAATTGCATTGAATGACACAAGGCAGAATATCCGCACCAAACAAGAGCTGCAGCCAACCGTCTACTGCTCACTGCATTTTCCCTGA
- the si:dkey-52l18.4 gene encoding uncharacterized protein si:dkey-52l18.4 isoform X4: MKTVDWCSWTFLAFLCILKVCECERCLSVRASRGSKFVPEGGSLQMSCEVEHCGVLSWTGGWTFQDMQRSTEWTFLTPSLRIQLSNYTLTTNSTNLLVNIQNINQSDAGAYKCLISWPQHITSSGHVTYVNVTEGPLLCTAESSGRKLSHRVLVYLDGARVKPKKELVYAEIALNDTRQNIRTKQELQPTVYCSLHFP, from the exons ATGAAAACTGTTGATTGGTGTTCCTGGACCTTTCTTGCCTTTTTGTGCATATTAAAAG TCTGTGAGTGTGAACGCTGCTTATCTGTTCGGGCGAGTCGTGGTTCAAAGTTTGTGCCAGAAGGGGGCAGTCTCCAGATGAGCTGTGAGGTGGAACACTGTGGGGTACTTAGCTGGACTGGAGGATGGACTTTTCAGGACATGCAGAGGAGCACAGAGTGGACTTTCCTCACTCCCTCTCTACGCATTCAGCTGTCTAATTACACTCTGACCACCAACAGTACAAATTTGTTGGTCAACATTCAGAACATCAACCAATCAGATGCTGGAGCATACAAGTGCCTGATATCCTGGCCTCAACATATCACTAGCAGTGGACATGTGACATATGTTAATGTGACTGAAG GTCCTTTGCTCTGTACAGCAGAATCATCTGGCAGAAAGCTCTCTCATCGAGTGCTGGTGTATCTTG ATGGTGCTAGAGTGAAACCAAAAAAGGAG TTGGTGTATGCAGAAATTGCATTGAATGACACAAGGCAGAATATCCGCACCAAACAAGAGCTGCAGCCAACCGTCTACTGCTCACTGCATTTTCCCTGA